One genomic segment of Dysosmobacter sp. Marseille-Q4140 includes these proteins:
- a CDS encoding ABC transporter ATP-binding protein, translating to MIELKEVVKSYGAKRALDGVSLTIPQGEIVGLFGENGAGKTTLLKCILGLLRHRGTVTLDGEPITGKNIARLSFATCEHSFFPGLTAEDHRVFYQAHFPAFRDKRFRALMEFFELPSGKLLRHFSTGQKNQFEVILALSQGADYILMDEPFAGNDVFNREDFYKVLLGILEPTETVILSTHLLEEVQNFIGRAVLIRRGKIVGDTSMEALEDSGRDLMTYVKETYHYRPDRVSRALSDLTE from the coding sequence ATGATCGAATTGAAGGAAGTCGTCAAAAGCTACGGCGCCAAGCGGGCCCTGGACGGCGTGTCCCTGACGATCCCCCAGGGGGAGATCGTGGGACTGTTCGGAGAGAACGGCGCCGGCAAGACCACCCTGCTCAAGTGCATTCTGGGCCTGCTGCGCCATCGGGGGACCGTCACCCTGGACGGCGAGCCCATCACCGGGAAGAACATCGCCCGGCTGTCCTTTGCCACCTGCGAGCACTCCTTTTTCCCCGGGCTGACCGCGGAGGACCACCGGGTATTCTATCAGGCGCACTTCCCGGCCTTCCGGGACAAGCGGTTCCGGGCGCTGATGGAGTTTTTCGAGCTGCCGTCCGGCAAGCTCCTGCGGCACTTCTCCACCGGCCAGAAGAACCAGTTCGAGGTCATTCTGGCCCTGAGCCAGGGGGCCGACTACATCCTCATGGACGAGCCCTTCGCCGGAAACGACGTGTTCAACCGGGAGGACTTCTACAAGGTGCTGCTGGGCATCCTGGAGCCCACGGAGACGGTGATCCTCTCCACCCACCTGCTGGAGGAGGTCCAGAACTTCATCGGCCGGGCGGTGCTGATCCGCCGGGGGAAGATCGTGGGGGACACCAGCATGGAGGCCCTGGAGGACTCCGGCCGGGACCTGATGACCTATGTGAAGGAGACGTACCACTACCGGCCCGACCGGGTGAGCCGTGCCCTGTCGGACCTGACGGAGTGA
- a CDS encoding GntR family transcriptional regulator codes for MIFDGFVPVEGSPLYRQIIRHIQRGLAAGTIRFGDELPSRRTLSALLGVNPNTVQKAYRILEEEGIIASHTGAKSLVTADGETVERVRRELLAEEAGTLVRAMRQMGVSREEALAEIRRLWDAPETGEEAEP; via the coding sequence GTGATCTTTGACGGCTTCGTGCCGGTGGAGGGCAGTCCTCTGTACCGGCAGATCATCCGCCACATCCAGCGGGGACTGGCGGCGGGCACCATCCGCTTCGGGGACGAACTGCCCTCCCGCCGCACGCTGTCGGCCCTGCTGGGGGTGAACCCCAACACCGTCCAGAAGGCCTACCGGATCCTGGAGGAGGAGGGGATCATCGCCTCCCACACCGGCGCCAAGAGCCTGGTGACGGCAGACGGAGAGACCGTGGAGCGGGTCCGCCGGGAACTGCTGGCGGAGGAGGCCGGGACCCTGGTCCGGGCCATGCGGCAGATGGGGGTCTCCCGTGAGGAGGCCCTGGCGGAGATTCGGCGGCTGTGGGACGCGCCGGAGACAGGAGAGGAGGCGGAACCATGA
- the rpsU gene encoding 30S ribosomal protein S21, translating into MSEIHVRENESIDSALKRFKRSCAKAGVIAEVRKREHYESPSVKRRKKSEAARKNKKRFY; encoded by the coding sequence ATGTCTGAGATCCACGTGCGGGAAAACGAGTCCATCGACAGCGCGCTCAAGCGTTTCAAGCGCAGCTGCGCCAAGGCTGGCGTGATTGCTGAGGTCCGTAAGAGAGAGCACTATGAGAGCCCCAGCGTCAAGCGCCGGAAGAAGTCTGAGGCCGCTCGCAAGAACAAGAAGCGCTTCTACTAA
- a CDS encoding ABC transporter ATP-binding protein, producing MKKHLLLRLGRFLRPYLLTLAGITVLMVCANLLTLTVPLLSGWALDAVGTEPGGVDFPTVLRNCAGMLVCCALAAGLNYLVSAKLIQVGQAVSYDLRKAAFHRMSELPVQYFDTHPAGDLISRICYDVDTVNATLSTDLLQICTSLLTVAGSFVMLLVLSPRLAVVFFVTVPLSAVLTRLQMRRIHPLFRLRSRELGALNGFAEERIGRQRAIRAYGVEAEDLRQFEERNDEASRAYYRADCASASLGPSVNFINNLSLAAISVFGGLLFIGGGISIGSLTSFVLYSRKFSGPIREAANLLSDLQASVAAAERVLDLLDQEPEPADPPGALDPAHLEGAISFRHVEFGYDPDRPVLRDFTADVPAGSMVAVVGTTGAGKTTLVSLLLRFYQRQGGDITVDGRPLESYARDGLRRRLAMVLQDTWLFGGTIAENIAYGTPGATREQIVEAAKAACIHRFLMSLPDGYDTVLTDEGAGISKGQRQLLAIARCFLSNADVVIMDEATSDVDTETEEQIRAALERLRQGRTCFVIAHRLVTVRKADQILVLDGGRVAEQGTHDQLLKQGGIYAKLYKAQFSS from the coding sequence ATGAAAAAGCATCTGCTGCTGCGGCTGGGCCGCTTTCTGCGCCCCTACCTTCTGACCCTTGCGGGCATCACGGTGCTGATGGTGTGCGCCAACCTGCTGACGCTGACGGTGCCGCTGCTGTCCGGCTGGGCGCTGGACGCCGTGGGTACGGAGCCGGGAGGCGTGGACTTTCCCACTGTGCTGCGCAACTGCGCCGGGATGCTGGTCTGCTGCGCCCTGGCGGCGGGGCTGAACTATCTGGTCTCCGCCAAGCTGATCCAGGTGGGCCAGGCCGTGTCCTACGACCTGCGGAAGGCCGCCTTCCACCGGATGAGCGAACTGCCGGTCCAGTATTTCGACACCCACCCCGCCGGGGATCTCATCAGCCGCATCTGCTACGATGTAGACACGGTCAACGCCACCCTCTCCACAGACCTTTTGCAGATCTGCACCAGCCTGCTGACGGTGGCTGGGTCCTTTGTGATGCTTCTGGTGCTCTCGCCCCGGCTGGCGGTGGTGTTCTTCGTGACGGTGCCGCTGTCCGCAGTGCTGACCCGGCTCCAGATGCGGCGGATCCACCCCCTGTTCCGGCTGCGGTCCAGGGAGTTGGGCGCGCTCAATGGCTTTGCTGAGGAGCGCATCGGCCGCCAGCGGGCCATCCGCGCCTATGGCGTGGAGGCCGAGGACCTGCGTCAGTTCGAGGAACGCAACGACGAGGCCTCCCGGGCCTACTACCGGGCGGACTGTGCCAGCGCCTCCCTGGGCCCCTCCGTCAACTTCATCAACAACCTGTCCCTGGCGGCCATCAGTGTGTTCGGCGGACTGCTGTTCATCGGAGGGGGCATCTCCATCGGCAGCCTCACTTCCTTTGTGCTGTACTCCCGGAAGTTCTCCGGTCCCATCCGGGAGGCCGCCAACCTGCTCAGCGACCTCCAGGCCTCCGTGGCGGCGGCGGAGCGGGTGCTGGACCTGCTGGACCAGGAGCCGGAGCCGGCGGATCCGCCGGGGGCTCTGGACCCGGCGCATCTGGAGGGAGCCATTTCCTTCCGGCACGTGGAGTTCGGCTACGACCCGGACCGGCCGGTGCTGCGGGATTTCACCGCCGACGTCCCTGCCGGCAGCATGGTGGCGGTGGTGGGTACCACCGGGGCGGGCAAGACCACCCTGGTGTCGCTGCTGCTGCGATTCTACCAGCGGCAGGGAGGCGATATCACCGTGGACGGCCGGCCGCTGGAATCCTACGCCCGGGACGGCCTGCGCCGCCGCCTGGCCATGGTGCTCCAGGACACCTGGCTCTTCGGCGGCACCATTGCCGAGAACATCGCCTACGGCACGCCGGGCGCCACCCGGGAGCAGATCGTGGAGGCTGCCAAGGCCGCCTGTATCCATCGGTTTCTCATGTCCCTGCCGGACGGCTACGATACTGTCCTAACCGACGAGGGTGCCGGCATCTCCAAGGGCCAGCGGCAGCTGCTGGCCATCGCCCGGTGCTTCCTCTCCAACGCCGATGTGGTCATTATGGACGAGGCTACCTCCGACGTGGACACGGAGACGGAGGAGCAGATCCGCGCCGCGCTGGAGCGGCTGCGGCAGGGGAGAACCTGCTTTGTCATCGCCCACCGGCTGGTGACGGTCCGCAAGGCGGATCAGATCCTGGTGCTGGACGGCGGCCGCGTGGCGGAGCAGGGGACCCATGATCAGCTGCTGAAGCAGGGAGGAATTTACGCAAAGCTGTATAAAGCGCAGTTTTCATCGTAA
- a CDS encoding ABC transporter ATP-binding protein, translating to MKVVLGYLKPYTGRVAVGGTIKFTAAILELVLPLLLAAVIDDLVPARDLPAIWRTGALMGVLAFAAAACNITANRMAAWVSMEVTRELRRDLYRRVQALSCAQMDRFSASSMVSRLTNDTYNVHQMFDKVQRGGIRAPMLVLGGLVLTFLQQPVLALVQLAVSLLTFLTITLVTRRGIPFYTQAQQAVDTVVRILRENASGVRVIKALACQGRERERFETANHASRRAEEQAGWVMAMTNPITDFLLNTGLTLVVLVGALWVDAGRMQRGQIVAFLTYFTLIQSATLGIAKVFVRISKGAASARRIREILQAPLEQTVEPAEAEEVRPGILGMENATFSYLGVEPDLEQASFTLEKGQMLGILGPTGSGKTTLISLLLRLYDADGGVVWVGGKDVRTQERRELQTRFGVAFQGDTLIAGSVYENISFLRGLSREAVEAAARTAQAWEFIETLPQGLDTRVDLRGANLSGGQRQRLLIARALAGDPEILILDSADSALDYRTAAALRAALRRDLPGVTLVVISERVSSVREADRILVLESGRIDAQGSHRELLETCARYRQMAELQMGEGAV from the coding sequence GTGAAAGTGGTTTTGGGGTATCTGAAGCCCTATACGGGCCGGGTGGCCGTGGGGGGCACCATCAAGTTCACCGCCGCGATCTTAGAGCTGGTGCTGCCGCTGCTGCTGGCCGCGGTCATCGATGACCTGGTGCCTGCCCGGGATCTGCCGGCCATCTGGCGGACCGGCGCTCTGATGGGCGTGCTGGCCTTTGCTGCCGCCGCCTGCAACATCACCGCCAACCGCATGGCCGCCTGGGTCTCCATGGAGGTGACCCGGGAGCTGCGCCGGGATCTGTACCGCCGGGTACAGGCCCTTTCCTGCGCCCAGATGGACCGGTTCTCCGCCTCCTCCATGGTGTCCCGGCTGACCAACGACACCTACAACGTCCACCAGATGTTCGACAAGGTCCAGCGGGGCGGCATCCGGGCGCCCATGCTGGTGCTGGGCGGACTGGTGCTGACCTTCCTCCAGCAGCCGGTGCTGGCCTTGGTCCAGCTGGCGGTGAGCCTGCTGACCTTCCTGACCATCACCCTGGTGACCCGCCGGGGCATCCCCTTCTACACCCAGGCCCAGCAGGCGGTGGACACGGTGGTCCGCATCCTGCGGGAGAATGCCTCCGGCGTCCGGGTCATCAAGGCCCTGGCCTGCCAGGGCCGAGAGCGGGAGCGGTTCGAGACCGCCAACCATGCCTCCCGCCGGGCGGAGGAGCAGGCTGGCTGGGTCATGGCCATGACCAATCCCATCACGGACTTCCTGCTGAACACGGGACTGACGCTGGTGGTGCTGGTGGGCGCTTTGTGGGTGGACGCCGGACGGATGCAGCGGGGCCAGATCGTGGCCTTTTTGACCTATTTCACTCTGATCCAGAGCGCCACGCTGGGCATCGCCAAGGTCTTTGTGCGCATCAGCAAGGGCGCCGCCTCCGCCCGCCGCATCCGGGAGATCCTCCAGGCCCCTCTGGAACAGACGGTGGAGCCTGCGGAGGCGGAGGAGGTGCGGCCCGGCATCCTGGGCATGGAGAACGCCACCTTCTCCTACCTGGGCGTGGAGCCGGACCTGGAGCAGGCGTCCTTCACCCTGGAGAAGGGACAGATGCTGGGCATCCTGGGGCCCACCGGCAGCGGCAAGACCACCCTGATCTCTCTGCTGCTGCGGCTGTACGACGCCGACGGCGGCGTGGTCTGGGTCGGCGGAAAGGATGTCCGGACCCAGGAACGCCGGGAATTGCAGACGCGCTTCGGCGTGGCGTTCCAGGGGGACACCCTGATCGCCGGCAGCGTGTATGAGAACATCTCCTTCCTGCGGGGCCTCAGCCGGGAGGCGGTGGAGGCCGCGGCCCGCACCGCCCAGGCCTGGGAGTTCATCGAGACGCTGCCCCAGGGGCTGGACACCCGCGTGGACCTGCGGGGCGCCAACCTCTCCGGCGGCCAGCGGCAGCGGCTGCTGATTGCCCGGGCCCTGGCGGGTGATCCGGAGATTCTGATTCTGGACAGCGCCGACAGCGCCCTGGACTACCGGACGGCGGCGGCCCTGCGGGCGGCGCTGCGCCGGGACCTGCCGGGCGTGACGCTGGTGGTGATCTCCGAGCGGGTCTCCTCCGTCCGGGAGGCGGACCGCATCCTGGTGCTGGAGAGCGGACGCATCGACGCCCAGGGCAGCCACCGTGAGCTGCTGGAGACCTGCGCGCGCTACCGCCAGATGGCGGAGCTGCAGATGGGGGAGGGAGCGGTATGA